The following proteins come from a genomic window of Macadamia integrifolia cultivar HAES 741 chromosome 14, SCU_Mint_v3, whole genome shotgun sequence:
- the LOC122061761 gene encoding E3 ubiquitin-protein ligase PRT1-like isoform X2: MGSRSGFISDSCSIGKGNPSGIEGPLEFNSSRHESSTSLCDNTLEGDTEATKKLDGEEIEKYQAPTCRQVSAFDVLCAACKQLLFRPAVLNCGHVYCESCIVTPGVELLRCQVCQSSHPTGLPKVCLELHHFLEGQFPEGYELRREAVHSCQSGRASASATQDVKQGAKSLFPPKDLFYWLREHGSKVHIGFGCDSCGMFPIIGERYNCKDCMEKVGFDLCGECYNTCSKRQGKFNQQHTPQHKFALISPEKSQKFMRRMMAKLSTGGSVSILSSDSSEDSQEALSDPLHGDALEVLEDGSVAPINSYDAPEDQEDALPVPLLYGDDLEVADNDSGAQI; the protein is encoded by the exons ATGGGTTCTCGGTCTGGTTTCATCTCGGACAGTTGCTCCATTGGGAAAGGGAACCCTTCTGGAATTGAAGGGCCACTAGAATTCAACAGTTCAAGGCATGAAAGTTCCACAAGTCTCTGTGATAACACTCTTGAAGGGGACACTGAAGCCACTAAAAAGTTAGATggtgaagaaattgaaaaatatcaGGCTCCAACTTGCAGGCAGGTTTCTGCCTTCGATGTACTGTGTGCTGCATGCAAGCAACTGCTTTTTCGACCTGCAGTGCTCAACTGTGGCCATG TGTATTGTGAATCCTGTATTGTAACTCCAGGGGTTGAATTGCTTAGATGTCAAGTTTGTCAAAGTTCCCATCCAACAGGGTTGCCAAAAGTATGTTTGGAGCTGCATCATTTCTTGGAGGGACAATTCCCTGAAGGATATGAGCTGAGAAGAGAGGCAGTTCATTCCTGTCAAAGTGGAAGAGCATCAGCTT CTGCAACACAAGATGTGAAACAAGGTGCAAAGTCATTATTTCCACCTAAAGACTTGTTTTATTGGTTGAGAGAGCATGGATCAAAAGTTCACATTGGATTTGGTTGTGATTCTTGTGGG ATGTTTCCAATAATCGGAGAGAGATACAATTGCAAAGACTGTATGGAGAAAGTAGGCTTTGATCTCTGTGGAGAATGTTATAATACTTGCTCCAAGCGTCAAGGAAAATTCAATCAACAGCACACACCTCAGCATAAGTTTGCGCTTATTTCACCAGAAAAGTCACAAAAGTTTATGCGGAGGATGATGGCAAAACTATCTACTGGTGGTTCTGTTTCTATTCTCTCTAGTGATTCTTCAGAGGATTCACAAGAGGCTTTGTCTGATCCTCTTCATGGTGATGCTCTGGAAGTTCTAGAAGATGGTTCTGTTGCTCCCATAAATTCCTATGATGCTCCAGAGGATCAAGAAGATGCTTTGCCTGTTCCCCTGCTCTATGGTGATGATCTGGAGGTTGCTGATAATGATTCTGGTGCTCAAATCTGA
- the LOC122061761 gene encoding E3 ubiquitin-protein ligase PRT1-like isoform X1, whose amino-acid sequence MGSRSGFISDSCSIGKGNPSGIEGPLEFNSSRHESSTSLCDNTLEGDTEATKKLDGEEIEKYQAPTCRQVSAFDVLCAACKQLLFRPAVLNCGHVYCESCIVTPGVELLRCQVCQSSHPTGLPKVCLELHHFLEGQFPEGYELRREAVHSCQSGRASACMFQPSATQDVKQGAKSLFPPKDLFYWLREHGSKVHIGFGCDSCGMFPIIGERYNCKDCMEKVGFDLCGECYNTCSKRQGKFNQQHTPQHKFALISPEKSQKFMRRMMAKLSTGGSVSILSSDSSEDSQEALSDPLHGDALEVLEDGSVAPINSYDAPEDQEDALPVPLLYGDDLEVADNDSGAQI is encoded by the exons ATGGGTTCTCGGTCTGGTTTCATCTCGGACAGTTGCTCCATTGGGAAAGGGAACCCTTCTGGAATTGAAGGGCCACTAGAATTCAACAGTTCAAGGCATGAAAGTTCCACAAGTCTCTGTGATAACACTCTTGAAGGGGACACTGAAGCCACTAAAAAGTTAGATggtgaagaaattgaaaaatatcaGGCTCCAACTTGCAGGCAGGTTTCTGCCTTCGATGTACTGTGTGCTGCATGCAAGCAACTGCTTTTTCGACCTGCAGTGCTCAACTGTGGCCATG TGTATTGTGAATCCTGTATTGTAACTCCAGGGGTTGAATTGCTTAGATGTCAAGTTTGTCAAAGTTCCCATCCAACAGGGTTGCCAAAAGTATGTTTGGAGCTGCATCATTTCTTGGAGGGACAATTCCCTGAAGGATATGAGCTGAGAAGAGAGGCAGTTCATTCCTGTCAAAGTGGAAGAGCATCAGCTTGTATGTTTCAACCAT CTGCAACACAAGATGTGAAACAAGGTGCAAAGTCATTATTTCCACCTAAAGACTTGTTTTATTGGTTGAGAGAGCATGGATCAAAAGTTCACATTGGATTTGGTTGTGATTCTTGTGGG ATGTTTCCAATAATCGGAGAGAGATACAATTGCAAAGACTGTATGGAGAAAGTAGGCTTTGATCTCTGTGGAGAATGTTATAATACTTGCTCCAAGCGTCAAGGAAAATTCAATCAACAGCACACACCTCAGCATAAGTTTGCGCTTATTTCACCAGAAAAGTCACAAAAGTTTATGCGGAGGATGATGGCAAAACTATCTACTGGTGGTTCTGTTTCTATTCTCTCTAGTGATTCTTCAGAGGATTCACAAGAGGCTTTGTCTGATCCTCTTCATGGTGATGCTCTGGAAGTTCTAGAAGATGGTTCTGTTGCTCCCATAAATTCCTATGATGCTCCAGAGGATCAAGAAGATGCTTTGCCTGTTCCCCTGCTCTATGGTGATGATCTGGAGGTTGCTGATAATGATTCTGGTGCTCAAATCTGA
- the LOC122060541 gene encoding disease resistance protein RUN1-like, producing MAAHDVFLNFRGEETRKNFTGFLHKALKREAIDVFIDSEDLWGGEEIKPALLQAIRRSKISILVFSKGYADSKWCLLELVEIIRCHRSRGQKVLPIFLQDVKPRDVRHQTGSFKKSFQKHKKNSNADKIQSWKDALTEVGGKTGFELQQVNGDQSKLVELVVEWALSELNSNRLGDVKNPIGLDAHVEHLLSLLNVGSNGVRFVGICGIGGIGKTTIAIAIYNNIVQRFKMTCFLANVRDEASRSNGLVSLQEKLIHSVSKKKVEIRDVHMGQRLIKERLQGEKVLLVLDDVNSYSQLKFLAFESNWFGSGSRIIITSRDEQILKVAKVEKIYWPEQLDYEQSLQLFSLHAFSRDQPPEDYKKLSQEVLQLTGGLPLTLEVLGSSLFGTRDKKIWQSKLRKLKRHPDDEVFKILKISYDDLEAEEKSIFLDAACFFIGWKKETVISLWEGCGFDPISAINKLTQRSLLKFTNWGSMSDSHDELMMHDQIQAMGCGIVFEESPMEPSMRSRLWSCDEILKVLKEHKRTQMLEGILPISHSAVSHPFFFSSLCLLKEDFAMMSKLRFLNIDGATSGVFPHLPSSLTLFSWRRCPLEVLPDNFYHNKLVQMDLSGSQIRKAWTTKPQNESQRFQKLKVLHLEYCYHLSEAPDFSWFPYLETLKLRCCKNIVRLHESIGDLKYLVELSLDGTKIEELPNSICRLSSLERLSLYWCKSLNRLPESFGDLNSLVELSLDGTKIEELPDSICRLSFLERLSLGGCESLKRLPESIGDLKSLIEITLYGTKIEELPNSICRLSSLKRLSLGGCESLKRLPGSIGDLKSLVEISLYGTQIFELPRLTWHSWFGTPIKVILNLIWRSESNKLLKPLEPLEPLEPLEPLEPKCLALQSSISGLPQLQTLVLQGCTGLQSLPELPSTLTSLDVEDCISLLKLPHLSSLKNLRMLKLSNCNKLKDIQGLEGAESLEEFSISSCNTITDTPRKIHGQGKLTVDRSWRSVSLKVNDGIKELILCLVFAFEKKVEEVNVQEGELVNLQLHLEAKIHRKHGWTTCDIDLEIKGIEYTTERDIIYVHHFKQLDWFGLPLETEGAIEITHAMTLWIREPYGHRDWINCEVKFWKLLLLESKESEQQMPNQESSAKMVSDFFSWSCEDAGRRPWPFKHELLKWAFNFFNPLFSYFYFPRIIYPPSDAEEVWMISSLSSSEDDESSYHDCESSYDDGEGSRFACKEVEISNKITDQFSYSNIGAEESGPVSEQEERMSNEMIDFHYVPELRYSHSSTDEGC from the exons ATGGCGGCACATGATGTGTTTCTGAATTTTAGAGGTGAAGAAACTCGCAAAAACTTCACTGGTTTCCTTCACAAAGCTCTGAAAAGAGAAGCAATCGATGTGTTTATTGATAGCGAAGACCTATGGGGTGGAGAAGAGATCAAACCGGCGCTCCTCCAAGCAATCCGACGATCCAAAATCTCGATTCTTGTCTTCTCTAAAGGCTATGCGGATAGCAAATGGTGCCTTTTGGAACTGGTTGAGATAATTCGTTGCCATAGATCCAGAGGTCAAAAAGTTCTGCCCATTTTCCTTCAAGATGTTAAGCCAAGAGATGTTCGCCATCAGACCGGAAGTTTTAAAAAATCGTTTCAGAAACACAAGAAAAATTCTAATGCCGACAAAATACAGAGTTGGAAGGATGCATTGACTGAAGTAGGAGGAAAAACGGGATTCGAGCTCCAGCAAGTAAATGG AGATCAATCAAAGCTAGTGGAGTTAGTTGTTGAATGGGCTTTGAGTGAATTGAATAGCAATCGTTTGGGTGATGTTAAAAACCCTATTGGATTAGATGCTCATGTGGAACATCTATTATCTCTACTGAATGTTGGCTCCAATGGTGTTCGGTTTGTGGGAATATGTGGCATAGGTGGGATTGGCAAGACAACTATTGCGATTGCTATTTATAATAACATTGTTCaaagatttaaaatgacttgcttCCTTGCAAATGTTAGAGATGAAGCGTCAAGATCAAATGGTTTAGTTTCTCTCCAAGAGAAACTTATTCATAGTGTCTCCAAAAAGAAAGTTGAAATACGTGATGTTCATATGGGACAACGATTGATAAAAGAAAGACTTCAAGGGGAAAaagttcttcttgttcttgatgatgtgaATTCTTATTCCCAACTCAAATTTTTGGCTTTTGAATccaattggtttggttcaggaaGTAGAATCATTATAACAAGTAGAGATGAACAAATTTTAAAAGTGGCTAAAGTTGAGAAAATATATTGGCCTGAGCAATTGGATTATGAGCAATCTCTTCAACTCTTTAGTTTGCATGCATTTTCAAGGGACCAACCTCCTGAAGATTATAAGAAGCTATCTCAGGAAGTGCTACAGTTGACAGGAGGATTGCCATTAACTCTTGAAGTGTTGGGTTCTTCTTTGTTTGGTacaagggataaaaaaatatgGCAAAGTAAGTTACGAAAACTGAAAAGACATCCTGATGATGAGGTCTTCAAAATATTAAAGATAAGTTATGATGATCTAGAAGCTGAAGAGAAATCTATATTTCTTGATGCTGCATGCTTTTTCATTGGATGGAAAAAAGAAACTGTAATTTCTCTGTGGGAAGGTTGTGGCTTTGACCCGATTTCCGCAATAAACAAACTCACTCAAAGGTCTCTCCTAAAATTTACCAATTGGGGATCCATGAGCGATTCTCACGATGAGCTAATGATGCATGATCAAATTCAAGCTATGGGATGCGGCATTGTTTTTGAAGAGAGCCCTATGGAACCTAGTATGCGCAGTAGGTTATGGTCTTGTGATGAAATCTTGAAAGTATTAAAAGAACACAAG AGAACTCAAATGCTTGAAGGCATCCTCCCAATCTCACATTCAGCAGTTTCACatcccttctttttttcaagtttatgCCTACTTAAGGAAGACTTTGCAATGATGTCCAAGCTAAGATTCCTCAACATTGATGGAGCTACCTCAGGAGTCTTTCCGCATCTTCCCTCTAGTTTAACATTGTTTAGTTGGAGGAGATGCCCTCTAGAAGTTCTACCAGACAATTTTTATCACAATAAGCTAGTTCAGATGGACTTGTCAGGTAGCCAGATTAGAAAAGCTTGGACAACCAAGCCTCAGAATGAAAGTCAG CGGTTCCAAAAGTTAAAAGTTCTCCATCTCGAGTATTGTTATCATCTGTCCGAAGCTCCTGATTTTTCATGGTTTCCATACTTAGAGACCCTGAAACTTAGATGCTGCAAAAACATAGTTAGGTTACATGAATCCATTGGTGATCTAAAATATTTGGTTGAGCTTTCATTGGATgggacaaaaattgaagaactccCAAACAGTATTTGCAGGCTGAGTTCTCTCGAAAGGCTTAGCCTCTATTGGTGTAAGTCACTAAACAGGTTGCCTGAGTCATTTGGTGATCTAAATTCTTTGGTTGAGCTGTCATTGGATgggacaaaaattgaagaactccCCGACAGTATTTGTAGGTTGAGTTTTCTCGAAAGGCTTAGTCTCGGGGGGTGTGAGTCACTGAAGAGGTTGCCTGAGTCCATTGGTGATCTAAAGTCTCTCATTGAAATTACGTTGTATgggacaaaaattgaagaactccCAAACAGTATTTGTAGGTTGAGTTCTCTCAAAAGGCTTAGTCTCGGGGGGTGTGAGTCACTAAAGAGGCTGCCTGGGTCCATTGGTGATCTGAAGTCTCTTGTTGAGATTTCGTTGTATGGGACACAAATATTTGAACTCCCAAGACTTACTTGGCACTCGTGGTTTGGGACACCAATTAAAGTAATCCTAAACCTTATTTGGAGGAGTGAGTCAAACAAGTTGCTTAAGCCCCTTGAGCCCCTTGAGCCCCTTGAGCCCCTTGAGCCCCTTGAGCCCAAATGTTTAGCTCTCCAATCCAGCATTAGTGGTCTTCCACAGCTTCAAACACTAGTATTGCAAGGATGCACGGGGCTTCAGTCACTCCCAGAGCTTCCCTCGACCTTAACTTCCTTGGATGTTGAGGATTGTATTTCATTATTGAAACTTCCACATTTGTCCAGCCTAAAGAATTTGAGGATGTTAAAACTTAGTAATTGCAATAAGTTGAAGGATATTCAAGGCCTTGAGGGAGCAGAATCCTTGGAAGAGTTCTCCATATCTAGCTGCAACACCATTACAGATACTCCAAGGAAAATACATGGCCAG GGAAAACTTACAGTTGATAGGTCATGGAGAAGTGTTTCCTTGAAAGTTAATGATGGGATTAAGGAGTTAATTTTGTGCCTTGTTTTTGCATTTGAAAAAAAGGTTGAAGAAGTGAATGTGCAAGAGGGTGAGCTAGTTAACCTTCAGCTACATCTTGAAGCTAAAATCCATCGAAAACATGGATGGACTACTTGTGATATTGATCTGGAAATTAAGGGCATTGAATATACTACTGAGCGAGATATAATCTACGTTCACCATTTCAAACAGTTAGACTGGTTTGGGCTTCCACTGGAAACAGAAGGTGCTATTGAGATAACGCATGCAATGACACTCTGGATAAGAGAGCCCTACGGACATAGGGATTGGATCAATTGTGAAGTGAAATTCTGGAAGCTTTTATTGTTGGAAAGCAAGGAATCTGAGCAGCAAATGCCTAACCAAGAATCTAGTGCCAAGATGGTATCAGATTTCTTCAGTTGGTCTTGTGAAGATGCTGGAAGACGCCCTTGGCCTTTTAAACATGAATTACTCAAGTGGGCATTCAACTTCTTCAATCCTCTGTTCTCTTATTTCTACTTTCCAAGGATCATCTACCCTCCCTCTGATGCCGAAGAGGTGTGGATGATTTCATCCCTCTCTTCATCTGAGGATGATGAATCTTCATATCATGATTGTGAATCTTCATATGATGACGGTGAAGGATCTCGGTTTGCCTGTAAAGAAGTGGAGATAAGTAATAAAATAACAGATCAGTTCAGCTATTCAAACATTGGGGCTGAAGAATCTGGCCCAGTCTCTGAACAAGAGGAGAGGATGAGTAATGAAATGATAGATTTCCACTATGTTCCTGAATTGAGATATTCCCATTCTTCAACAGATGAGGGATGTTGA